The following proteins come from a genomic window of Nicotiana tomentosiformis chromosome 12, ASM39032v3, whole genome shotgun sequence:
- the LOC104092775 gene encoding condensin-2 complex subunit H2-like yields MKSSQEEASRGGAADEESVKFHSVVQPLRDLESNWGVDLAKNLEEYLLKICSGEITRDNYDDGHVNFAEAALLLQGSVQVYSRKVEYLYSLVLHCLEFITKKSEPDLPASVSAQEDENGLPAADNEENDPYWASEETSVEAKNMLDNTTCRDSSFTQFVKAPANLVVREADCLDVTGDAGELESYLLATCDLYRDFILLDACDAVTVDEFLNNENIAGKVLNNSCSAEGLSLDSKCHKSFYSPTRRFEGTGNKSSAQKNQDANLYQSQGFHEFGPGNFNNDQFASDMPDYIDDAHRCEDGYSEPRDSDESDDEDPWNPLNPHEPGTLKVKPYKKVKFNRRQGAVSKKVASLATEFPVARLHGTTSADLNDMWERKCCAMKKQGDSQSPPPYEKLRESLLHGENNDYDGLDSPKEKNENDDYDSADHDFGPSAFDMPENADMNTDATPYGEKHDKCSPFFDSEAHEDSNAHANLEDLCRSHLDSLLASLAETEKQSELAARVSTWKQRIEQNLEEQESHPPFDIHEYGARVLCKLSLEENGQSTKSFSDVVTGQEKHDIARTFSALLQLVNNGDVGLERGGIRESTCYTAANPFYVRLLRNDNGREKMQIRSSRKRAKSPIPNQGFRKEKNKGKEVQAAFSSSPSEPNSGYRFALKLGKVNGTRCTPEGKKRRKSRLVVPPDIHTAL; encoded by the exons ATGAAAAGCAGTCAAGAAGAAGCGAGCCGCGGCGGCGCAGCAGATGAAGAAAGTGTGAAATTTCACAGTGTTGTACAGCCACTTAGGGATTTAGAATCCAACTGGGGTGTTGATTTAGCCAAAAATCTTGAAGAATATTTGCTCAAAATTTGCTCTGGTGAAATTACTagagataattatgatgatggtCATGTGAATTTTGCTGAAG CTGCATTGCTGCTTCAGGGGTCAGTTCAGGTGTACAGCAGGAAGGTGGAATATCTGTATTCTCTGGTATTGCATTGTTTGGAATTCATTACCAAGAAGAG TGAACCAGATCTACCAGCAAGTGTATCAGCCCAAGAAGATGAAAACGGTTTGCCTGCTGCCGACAATGAAGAGAATGATCCATACTGGGCTTCAGAAGAAACCTCAG TGGAAGCAAAGAACATGTTGGATAATACGACGTGCAGGGATTCTTCATTTACCCAGTTTGTGAAGGCCCCTGCAAATCTGGTTGTACGCGAGGCTGACTGCTTGGATGTTACTGGAGATGCTGGAGAACTAGAGTCTTACCTG CTAGCCACGTGTGATCTTTACCGAGATTTTATTCTGTTGGACGCATGTGATGCCGTAACAGTGGATGAGTTTCTGAATAATGAGAATATAGCTGGAAAGGTGCTGAACAATAGCTGCAGTGCAGAGGGCCTTTCTTTGGACTCCAAGTGCCACAAGAGCTTTTACTCTCCCACAAGACGTTTTGAGGGAACTGGCAATAAGTCTTCAGCTCAAAAGAATCAGGATGCTAATTTATATCAGTCTCAAGGGTTTCATGAGTTTGGTCCAGGCAATTTTAACAATGATCAGTTCGCATCTGATATGCCTGATTACATCGATGATGCACATAGATGTGAAGATGGATATTCAGAACCTAGAGACTCAGACGAATCGGATGATGAAGACCCATGGAATCCGTTGAACCCGCATGAACCTGGCACTTTGAAAGTAAAACCATACAAAAAAG TTAAATTTAATAGAAGGCAGGGTGCGGTGTCCAAAAAAGTTGCATCTTTGGCTACAGAATTTCCAGTTGCGAGATTACATGGTACCACTAGCGCAGACCTCAACGACATGTGGGAGAGAAAATGTTGTGCCATGAAAAAACAAGGCGACTCACAATCTCCTCCACCATATGAGAAG CTCCGGGAATCACTTCTTCATGGGGAGAACAACGATTATGATGGTTTGGATAGTCCAAAGGAAAAGAATGAAAATGATGACTATGATAGTGCAGATCACGATTTTGGGCCTTCTGCCTTTGACATGCCAGAAAATGCTGACATGAACACCGATGCAACTCCTTATGGTGAAAAG CACGATAAATGTAGTCCATTTTTTGACAGTGAAGCTCATGAAGATTCGAATGCTCATGCCAACCTTGAAGATCTTTGTCGCTCCCACTTG GATTCTCTTCTTGCTAGCCTTGCTGAAACTGAAAAGCAGAGTGAATTGGCTGCACGGGTTTCAACGTGGAAACAGAGAATTGAGCAGAACTTGGAGGAACAA GAATCACATCCCCCCTTTGACATTCATGAATATGGGGCTAGGGTTTTGTGCAAGTTATCCCTGGAAGAAAATGGTCAAAGCACCAAGTCTTTTTCTGATGTTGTCACGGGTCAAGAGAAGCATGATATTGCTCGAACATTTTCTGCGCTTCTGCAATTG GTAAACAACGGAGATGTTGGTTTGGAAAGAGGTGGAATACGTGAGTCCACTTGTTACACAGCTGCAAATCCCTTCTATGTCCGGCTCCTTAGGAATGATAATGGTAGGGAGAAAATGCAGATTCGGTCATCAAGAAAGAGAGCAAAATCTCCAATACCCAATCAGGGCTTTAGAAAGGAAAAAAACAAAGGTAAAGAAGTTCAGGCTGCTTTCAGTTCATCACCTTCAGAACCCAACTCAGGTTACCGATTTGCCCTGAAGCTGGGAAAGGTTAATGGAACTCGTTGTACGCCTGAAGGTAAGAAAAGAAGGAAATCCAGATTAGTCGTACCACCAGATATACATACTGCATTGTGA
- the LOC104092776 gene encoding pectinesterase-like gives MADAGKKKIAIAGIASILVVACIVGAAVTLTKKGNDDSSNSQVSTSTKNVQAMCQPTQYKETCEKSLSSAKNTSDPKELIKTAFDSSVNEIASSIKNSAPFKEAANDPRTKDALKVCDEVLDRSIEEIKRSFNKFDSSDLKSLVKDYIYDLRSWLSSAVTFETTCIDAFANTTGDTGEKMKNLLKNAHELSTNALDIVSSFEEQVENLQILGINNRRLLTVEAGNRRLLQVAPLKPNVVVAQDGSGQHKSINEALKTVPPNNAQPYVILIKAGIYNEYVQVANTMTNVVFIGEGPNKTKITGNKNYLDGLPVFSTATVAISGQGFVAKDIGFENSAGPLKHQAVALRVSAEMAVFQNCQIDGYQYTLMTHVGRQLYRDCTITGTIDFIFGDAVAVFQNCKLIARKPEEMQTQAITIAAQGRNQQFGTGAIIIQNCTITAEPALLAINPPRNKAYLGRPWKLYSRTIIMQSQIDGFIDPEGWTPWAGTFALDTLYFVEYQNRGPGANTDKRVNWKNYIKNPTPDVIAKFTPGVVLKGGDNTDTWVTKTGVPYEPGMMKV, from the exons atggCGGATGCTGGAAAAAAGAAAATAGCAATTGCTGGAATTGCTTCAATTCTTGTAGTAGCTTGTATTGTTGGTGCTGCTGTTACACTTACCAAAAAAGGAAATGATGATTCTTCAAATTCTCAAGTTTCAACCTCTACCAAAAATGTACAAGCCATGTGTCAACCAACACAATATAAAGAAACTTGTGAAAAAAGTCTTTCTTCAGCCAAAAATACAAGTGATCCAAAAGAATTAATTAAGACAGCATTTGATAGCAGTGTTAATGAAATTGCTAGTTCAATCAAGAATTCTGCTCCATTTAAGGAAGCTGCAAATGATCCAAGGACTAAAGATGCACTAAAAGTTTGTGATGAAGTACTTGATCGTTCAATCGAAGAAATTAAGAGGTCTTTTAATAAATTTGATAGTTCCGACCTTAAAAGCTTGGTCAAGGATTATATTTATGATCTTAGGTCATGGCTTAGCTCAGCTGTTACTTTCGAGACGACTTGTATTGACGCGTTCGCGAACACGACCGGTGATACCGGTGAGAAAATGAAGAACCTCTTGAAAAACGCCCACGAGCTTTCCACTAATGCCCTTGACATTGTCAGTAGCTTCGAGGAACAGGTGGAAAATTTGCAAATCTTAGGCATTAATAACAGGCGACTGTTAACCGTTGAAGCAG GTAACCGTAGGCTTCTTCAAGTCGCGCCCCTCAAGCCAAACGTCGTCGTTGCTCAAGATGGCAGTGGACAACACAAGTCAATCAATGAGGCTCTTAAAACTGTGCCCCCAAATAATGCACAGCCCTATGTCATTTTAATTAAGGCTGGAATTTACAATGAGTATGTTCAAGTTGCTAATACAATGACCAATGTTGTCTTTATTGGTGAAGGCCCAAACAAGACCAAAATAACTGGCAACAAAAATTACCTAGATGGTCTCCCAGTTTTCAGTACTGCCACTGTTG CCATCTCGGGACAAGGATTCGTGGCGAAGGATATCGGATTCGAGAACTCAGCAGGACCGTTAAAACATCAAGCTGTTGCACTCCGTGTTTCAGCTGAAATGGCAGTGTTCCAAAACTGTCAAATAGATGGATACCAATACACCCTTATGACTCATGTTGGCAGACAATTATACCGTGACTGTACCATCACTGGAACCATCGATTTCATCTTTGGAGACGCTGTGGCTGTGTTCCAGAATTGCAAATTGATCGCGAGAAAGCCCGAGGAGATGCAGACGCAAGCGATCACAATCGCTGCTCAGGGAAGGAACCAGCAATTTGGAACAG GTGCGATCATTATACAGAATTGCACGATTACAGCTGAGCCAGCTCTACTCGCCATCAACCCGCCACGTAACAAGGCATACCTCGGACGTCCATGGAAGTTATACTCAAGGACAATAATTATGCAATCTCAGATTGATGGATTCATTGATCCTGAAGGATGGACACCATGGGCTGGTACTTTTGCCCTTGACACTCTATATTTTGTTGAATATCAAAACAGAGGTCCAGGTGCAAACACAGATAAGAGGGTAAATTGGAAGAATTATATCAAGAATCCAACACCAGATGTTATTGCTAAATTTACTCCTGGAGTTGTGCTTAAAGGTGGTGATAATACTGATACTTGGGTTACTAAAACTGGTGTCCCATATGAACCAGGGATGATGAAGGTGTAA